The Strix aluco isolate bStrAlu1 chromosome 18, bStrAlu1.hap1, whole genome shotgun sequence genome includes the window CAAGACCATGGTGGGCAACATCCAGCTGGGTGGCCCAGCCCTGCACATGGTTTGTGGAAGGAAGGGTGAGGAAACAGGGTGTAGGAGCAAGAGGGTCAGCCAGCACATCAAAAGTGGGACAAGGAAGGAGATGGAACTACATGGTATGGCTGGCAGCTCCTGGTCATGGGAGCAGGTGAGAAGCAGTCACTGACTGCCCTACTCTGTTCTCTTTCTGGCAGAAAGCTCTTGGAAGGGGAGGAATATCGGATCGAGTCTGGCTATGGGATGCTCTCCTTCCCCGAGGTGGTCCCTAAGGCTCCCAGCATCACCACCGACATCAAGGTGAAGAGTGAGGAGAAGATCAAGGTGGTGGAAAAATCTGAGAAGGAAACGGTGATTGTGGAGGAGCAGACAGAAGAAATCCAGGTGACCGAGGAGgtcacagaggaggaggaggcggctgaGAAAGAGGCTGAAGAGGAGAAAgttgaagaggaggaagaagaggataaGGCTGAAGCAGAGGGTGAAGAGGAGGCCAAGTCTCCTGCAAAAGAGGAGGTCAAGTCCCCAGCAAAACCTGCAACCCCCTCAAAGGAGGAGGCCAAGAGCCCAGCTGTCAAGTCCCCTGAAAAACCTGCAACCCCCTCAAAGGAGGAGGCCAAGAGCCCAGCTGTCAAGTCCCCTGAAAAACCACCAACCCCCTCAAAGGAGGAGGCCAAGAGCCCAGCTGTCAAGTCTCCAGAGAAACCTGCAACCCCCTCAAAAGAGGAGGCCAAGAGCCCAGCTGTCAAGTCCCCAGAGAAACCTGCGACCCCCTCAAAGGATGAAGCCAAAAGCCCAACAGTTAAGTCACCAGAGAAACCTGTAACCCCCTCAAAAGAGGAGGCCAAGAGCCCAGCCGTGAAGTCTCCAGAGAAACCCCCAACCCCCTCAAAGGAGGAGGCCAAGACTCCGGCTGTTAAATCCCCTGAAAAGCCCCTGACCCCCTCAAAGGATGAGGCCAAGACCCCAACAGTGAAGTCCCCAGAGAAACCTGCACCCCCCTCAAAAGAGGGGGCCAAGACCCCAGCTGTCAAGTCCCCAGAGAAACCCTCAACCCCCTTGAAAGAAGAGGCCAAGACCCCGGCTGTGAAGTCCCCAGAGAAACCTGCAACTCCCTCAAAAGAGGAAGCCAAAACCCCATCTGTCAAATCCCCAGAAAAACCCTCAACCCCCTCTAAGGAGGAGGCCAAGACCCCAGCTGTGAAGTCCCCAGAGAAGCCACCAACCCCCTCAAAGGAGGAGGCCAAAACCCCAGCCGTGAAGTCCCCAGAGAAGCCACCAACCCCCTCAAAGGAGGAGGCCAAAACCCCAGCTGTGAAGTCCCCAGAGAAGCCACCAACCCCCTCAAAGGAGGAGGCCAAAACCCCAGCCGTGAAGTCCCCAGAGAAGCCACCAACCCCCTCAAAGGAGGAGGCCAAAACCCCAGCCGTGAAGTCCCCAGAGAAGCCACCAACCCCCTCAAAGGAGGAGGCCAAAACCCCAGCCGTGAAATCCCCAGAGAAGCCACCAACCCCCTCAAAGGAGGAGGCCAAAACCCCAGCTGTGAAATCCCCAGAGAAGCCACCAACCCCCTCAAAGGAGGAGGCCAAAACCCCAGCTGTGAAGTCCCCTGAGAAAGTCAAATCTCCTGTGAAGGAGGCGGCCAAGTCTCCACAGAAGGAAGTGGCCCCGGCCAAGGagcccaccccctcccctccaaagGAGCCAAAAGCCCCTGTGAAGGAAGAGCAGCCCAAGGAGGCGAAGGCT containing:
- the NEFH gene encoding neurofilament heavy polypeptide, encoding MSLMLETLLGPPGGLRKDPGRAAPRSAASSGFHSWSGPVVGRARGGGGGSAAASSTESLDSLNGEPRARNEKELLQVLNDRFAGYIERVRALEQQNRALAAEAAALRQQQAGRSAMGELYARELRDMRGTVLRLGAEKGQLRLERSRLAEDVAALRGRLEEEARQRTELEAAARGLAQSSAQAERARGPLEERARALREEAELLRRQHRAEVGALLRGARPEPPAEPPSALRPGVTAALRDLRAQLEGTAARSTLQAEEWFRVRLDKLSEVAKVNTDAIRLAQEEICEYRRQLQSKTTELEALKGTQESLERQRQDSEERHHADVLSYQETIQQLDSELRNTKWEMAAQLREYQDLLNVKMALDIEIAAYRKLLEGEEYRIESGYGMLSFPEVVPKAPSITTDIKVKSEEKIKVVEKSEKETVIVEEQTEEIQVTEEVTEEEEAAEKEAEEEKVEEEEEEDKAEAEGEEEAKSPAKEEVKSPAKPATPSKEEAKSPAVKSPEKPATPSKEEAKSPAVKSPEKPPTPSKEEAKSPAVKSPEKPATPSKEEAKSPAVKSPEKPATPSKDEAKSPTVKSPEKPVTPSKEEAKSPAVKSPEKPPTPSKEEAKTPAVKSPEKPLTPSKDEAKTPTVKSPEKPAPPSKEGAKTPAVKSPEKPSTPLKEEAKTPAVKSPEKPATPSKEEAKTPSVKSPEKPSTPSKEEAKTPAVKSPEKPPTPSKEEAKTPAVKSPEKPPTPSKEEAKTPAVKSPEKPPTPSKEEAKTPAVKSPEKPPTPSKEEAKTPAVKSPEKPPTPSKEEAKTPAVKSPEKPPTPSKEEAKTPAVKSPEKPPTPSKEEAKTPAVKSPEKVKSPVKEAAKSPQKEVAPAKEPTPSPPKEPKAPVKEEQPKEAKAPSKPGAEEGRKEEAPKKDVPAKVEEKPKEKAAAVPEPPAPQVKETTKPVPKPAEGKAEKEAPPKPQQEASKAAAKPKAEEPKKEKVEEPKAKAKPKDEPKASKEPPKAEAPSSKEGKAPEPAPATGKK